The DNA window CCTGCTCAAGGATCCGCGCGACCCGCGCCGCGAGCAGTACCTGAGGCGCTTCGCCGACCAGGAGGGCCGGATCTACCTGGAGAGCTTCTGGCGCAAGTATCACGGCAAGCAAGCCGAGGAGCGCCGGGCCGCGCTGCTGCGCGGCGTGAGGGTCACACCGCGTCGCGTCGCGATGGCGCTCCGCGCGGCATCGCCCGAGATGGATTTCGAGGCGTTCCAGACCGCGATCCGCGCCCAGCTTCCCGAGGGAAAGCTCGCGCCGGGCATCGAGCGCAAGCTGTACGAGAGCTACTCCCCGGCGCGCTTCTCGCTCGCGGACCAGGGCTACATCGCCGGCGTCCACCCGCTCGAGCTCTGGCTGGTCGGGTACCTCGACTCGCACCCCGACACGACGCTCCGGCAGGTCTTCGAGGCCAGCTCGGAGCAACGCATCTCGGTGTACCAGTGGCTGTTCAGCCGCCACCGGAAGCGCGCGCAGGATCGCCGCATCCGCAGCTTGCTCGAGATCGAGGCCTTCCTCGAGGTGCACCGGAACTGGCAGGCGCACGGCTATCCATTCGACTCGCTCGTCCCGTCGCTGGCGACCGCGATCGGAAGCGCCGCGGACCGCCCGTCCGCACTGGCCGAGCTGGCCGGGATCATCGCGAACGGCGGCCTGCGCGTGCCGGCGCTGCGCATCGCACGGCTCCGCTTCGCCGGCGACACGCCCTACGAGACGGTGCTCGCCCCGGCGCCGACCGAAGGCGTGCGCGTGATGCCGGAAGCCGTCGCCGCTGCGCTTCGGCTGGCGATGGTGGACGTGGTGGAGCACGGCACCGCCGTCCGCGCGCGTGGCGCGCTCGTGGCCGGCGACGGCCGGCCTGCGGTGGTCGGGGGAAAGACCGGCACGGGCGACCACCGCTACAAGATCTTCGGGCCGGGCGGGACGCTGCTCGAGTCGCGCGTCGTGAACCGCACCGCGACCTTCGTCTTCCTGATCGACGACCGCTACTACGGCGTGGTCACCGCCTTCGTGCACGGCCCCGAAGCCGCGGGCTTCGCCTTCACGAGCTCGCTTCCGGCGCAGATCTTCCGGGTGCTGGCGCCATCGCTCGCGAAGCTCGTGCCCGCCGGAGCGGGATAGACTCGCCTCGGTGAAGCGCCTCGCCACGATCCTCGCCGCGCTCGGAATCGGCTGCGCCCGGCTCTCCGGGCCCGAGCCGGCGGACCTGGTGCTGCGCCACGGCTCGGTGTACCTGGGCGAGGCGGGCGCGGCGCGCGCCGAGTCGCTCGCGATCCGGAGCGGCAAGCTCGCCTACGTCGGGCCCGATTCGGGAATCGCGCCGTACATCGGCGCGGACACGCGATCGGTCGAGCTCGGCGGACGTCTGGTCCTGCCGGCCTTCCACGACGCGCACGTGCACCCGATCTCGGCCGGGCTCGCGGCGATCCGCTGCCCGCTCGCGGGAATCAGCGACCGAGACGCGCTCGAGGGGCGAATTCGCGACTGCGCGGAGTCGCAGCGCGGACGAGCTTGGGTCGAGGGCAGCGGCTGGGAGCTGCCGGTCTTCGGCGCCGCGAATCCGCGTGCCGAGCTCCTCGACGCGCTCGTCCCCGATCGGCCCGCGCTGCTCCGCAGCGCCGACGGCCACTCGGCCTGGGCGAACTCGCGCGCGCTCGCGGCCGCCGGAGTCACTCGCGACACACCCGACCCTGCGAACGGTCGGATCGAGCGCGATCCGAGCAGCGGCGAGCCGAGCGGCACGCTTCGCGAGGCGGCCATGGAGCTGGTCGCACGCGCGGCTCCCGCGACCACGGCGCAGGATCTGGAGCTGGCGCTGGGCCGCGGGCTCGCCGAGCTGGCGCGGCTGGGCGTGGTCTGCGCGCACGAGGCGAATGCGACGCCCGCCTACTGGGACGCCTATCTTGCCTACGGGAAGAGCGGAGCGCCCGGCCCTCGCGTTCGCGCCGCGCTCGCGCTGCCGCCGGATTTCGCGTCCGTCGATCCCCTGCCCGCGCTCGAGGCCGCGCGGGCAAGCGCGCACGGCGATCGGGTTCGCGCGGAAGCCGTGAAGCTCTTCCTCGACGGCGTGATCGAGGCGCGCACCGCGGCCCTGATCGAGCCGTACGAGGGCGGGGACGAGCGGGGATCGACTCTCCTGGCCCCGGACGCTCTCGACGCGCTGGTCGCGCGCCTGGACGCCGCCGGCTTCCAGGTGCACATGCACGCGATCGGCGACCGCGCCGCGCGAATCGGCCTCGACGCCGTCGAACGAGCACGCGCCGCAGCTCCGGCGGGCGGCACGCGTCATACGATCGCGCACCTGCAGCTGGTCGCCGCGGACGATCTGATGCGCTTCGCAGGGCTCGGCGTCGCGGCGAACGTGCAGGCGCTCTGGGCGCAGGCCGATCCATA is part of the Deltaproteobacteria bacterium genome and encodes:
- a CDS encoding amidohydrolase, with the protein product MKRLATILAALGIGCARLSGPEPADLVLRHGSVYLGEAGAARAESLAIRSGKLAYVGPDSGIAPYIGADTRSVELGGRLVLPAFHDAHVHPISAGLAAIRCPLAGISDRDALEGRIRDCAESQRGRAWVEGSGWELPVFGAANPRAELLDALVPDRPALLRSADGHSAWANSRALAAAGVTRDTPDPANGRIERDPSSGEPSGTLREAAMELVARAAPATTAQDLELALGRGLAELARLGVVCAHEANATPAYWDAYLAYGKSGAPGPRVRAALALPPDFASVDPLPALEAARASAHGDRVRAEAVKLFLDGVIEARTAALIEPYEGGDERGSTLLAPDALDALVARLDAAGFQVHMHAIGDRAARIGLDAVERARAAAPAGGTRHTIAHLQLVAADDLMRFAGLGVAANVQALWAQADPYITELTIPLIGDERSLDLYPIGSLFANADVVAAGSDWPVSSADPLAAIEVGVTRRADDSGPGPGWLPEQRADLAQMLAAYTRGGAWLDGEERERGRLAPGMAADLVVLDRDLFELEPHEISSARVLWTLADGETIWLDAPTPLAGAR